The Lasioglossum baleicum chromosome 7, iyLasBale1, whole genome shotgun sequence genomic sequence TTTCTAATATTTCTCTACTTGGGGATTTGAAGAAACACCATGACTACATAGCTGGCTACCAAACACCTATTTTAACTTTAGATCGAAGTGGGAAGATTAGGCATGCGAAACTAGTTGGATCGCACAGCTATCGATCATGTTGCTTCGTTCAATTCCTTCGTTCTTTTTAAGTACTCTACCCACTCCCACCTGAGTGGCAGTGGCAAGAGTTGTAGGAGACGCGGCAATGATTTGTGCTGGCGAAGAGTTTCCCTTAGATGAATCCGTGCTGCTCAGGCGAACAACTCCCACCGTCTGTTGTTGTGATTGTCCACCTTGGCCCTGGGTAGACGAGTGTGACGGATGCGACGAGGAGTGAGGAGTCGATTGTTGAATCAACACGTTCGACTTGTCGTCTTCTTCGCTGAACGCAGGCAGAAGATCTTCTCTTCCGTGAAATTTGTAACAGTTGATTACAATTTGCCTTAACGCGTGCGTCCATGAGATCTGAAACAAATGAAACAACCTTTGTACTtccggcgcggtcggcgcgatcgacgcagtcataaaaaaataatttccctATACGATCTCTGTCTCTGCTCGGACCAGGcgatgggagctagatcgcgactttactgtaagaCGGCTTACAGACGATACGATTTATCGTACAATAACACTGTACAACAGCCAAAAAACATttcgctccgtatcccgtcgatCAATCGCGCTAGAGGTGAGCGCCACtgacggcaactcatgtcggatgaagatattttgctttctgattCGAAAAAACGTCGATTCCAAACTTCAAAGggaggtttctcaagataaaaatttgctctaccgtGTGATATAATCCGATTttacgctggacccttattttttaagataaactgaaaaatattctcaaaaattggtgcaaaagtggtgtctctccatctttaacgattgtttaaacatgtttaaacgttcataatatattgatattggatatcactggattcgggaaagtctacagaatcgtttgctataaagaacaattcagaatcttttataataacatcacaatatttgttcaaagttgtaaaatatgtctttttttcaaaatcaaatttctcaaaaactctgTGCATCTAgaggaaaaattaagggcagattcggaatcaacgCAAAAACCTCTATAAGAATCGTGTAATCGTGCATTACAGGCAGATAATCGTATATCGTCTGTAGGCGGTTTAAAGAAACAAGGCTCACGTACCTTTTGTTTCTCATCCTCTGACCTCGCATCCATCCGAACGTTTGCCCATGGCAGCTCTTTGGGCCACCAGGGTGGCCGTGTACTATCCCTTCCCCAGCCAGGTTTACCCCTACCCGTGGAGTACTTCAGCATCAAGGGGATGAATGCCCTGAGCTGAGCTTGAGTCATCTTCTCCACGGGGGTTGGTATACCATCTATGATGAGGGGTGGTAATTCATATAAAGATGGATCGTCCTGTACTGGAGGTGGCGCTTGTTGCGCCAGTGCGCTTTCAAGCTCTTCCATAATAACATTCCTTAAATTCTTGACTACATCTTCTAACGGTTTCGCTCCGAATACTTTATAGCTACTGTTTGGCTTTCCAGGCGTGGCTACCAACACCACTGCCTGCTGTCCAACTCGCGTTGCGAATTCGTCTATTGTTTGCTGCAACAACAACATTTcagatttaattaaaatcaacAATTAATTACAacagaacttcgattatccgtacTAATTAGTGGAACATGATTGTTCGGATAATACAACAATTACATAATTTCAGTGCTAAATTTAATCCTTATTGAAGTGTGCAGTAAAGTGTGTAGCGTACGGGTTGGTTTAACGCAAACTAATTCTTTGTGGAAAGTATTCAGACGATAAAGAATTCGAACATCAGAGAcccggataatcaaggttctattGTAAATTCAACTTTTCAATGGAAAGATGTCGCTCTTCAGGTTAGATGAAGATTCCTAATGATGTACTTACTCTGAGTTttctcagaagtctattttgTTGTCTCTTCCTGATGCTAGGATTCGTTTCGAAACTATGAGGTCGTTTCCTCTTTTTCGCAGACACAATGGCGGCGGCTGCGGCTACGCCAACAGGGCCTAAATGtgcaaattattaattatatgttTTTCGGTTTTCCAGTCCCACACCGAATTGTGTCAGCAGAATGAACCGAAGAAAGTTTCGTTAAAGTTCGAAAGGCTTGTTTAAAAGTATGTGTTTACGTACATTCTGCTGACACCAGTATACATCTGTAGTACGTACATACAAAAACATATGAGATGCGAAAGCGGTAGTGATATGAAACGTGCTCGGTACCCAAATGTATATGTACAATTACATGAAGTATGATAGAGAAAATATATATACTCTTGGTTACTCTGTTGGACTAGGTGAAAATGAATATCTACTAACTATTGTATCGTTTCTAaaacgataaataaataaaataatgaaacagAAACTTGGGCGATGAACCGAATCTGAGACGAAGAAGTTCCaacaaatgttaaagtacacacAACAGAAAACGATATTAAACAAATCAATGCAAACGATAATCGCATACAAATATTGACAAAATAAAAACAGTGTTTCCATGTGAATAAGATAATAACATAAGCAAATAATAATACAGCACACAAACAATGTAAAATGCATTCGGCGATAGCGTCTTTATGGTATGTATGCATCTATTCTGCGTTACAACTACAACATCAAAGAATCGAATGAAAATTGtgagaaaaaaataataaattcatgcTGCGCTGTCAATGACATAAATAGAGAAACAAATAACAAACTTCTGCAGAGATGTAAAGTAATATATAAGGTAgaaaaaatgataataatattagAGAGTTCAATCCTGttcaatttttccagatcatcgATAATTACCAGATTGGATGTATCATTGGCAGGCAGTATCCGCTTCTGTATTTTTCCGTTAAGCAGAAAATCAACAACTCCAATTCTATATATACAGACTTTCCCTCTAACAATTTCAGCTAATCAATTACAAAGAATTCTACGATACACAAGTACCTATTACTTCGTATGGATGGACTATGAACGAATATGAGATTTGATTAATCACACAGCTAATCGAATATATGATTGTACCAGCAACATCGTGATAGAATTTACAGGCTTCTCCAGTAAGCTTTCCCCTCTTAGTTCGAACGAATCAATTCATTTAACATCATTGGTGCACCCTGCATGTTACTCTTTTCTTTTTACTTGCAAATGAGAATAATTAGAACAGAAATAACTCAAAAGGTGAAAAGCAAAAAAATGGAAATCACCATTAGCGTGTTTGATTTGCCAACCTGCAGCTGCTAGCTGGGCCGTAACGTCATCGTCCATGGCAGCCGTGAGGAGGTCGCCTTCCTCGTACGTCTCGGATCCGCTACTCGGctcgtcatcgtcatcgtctGAAATTCTGTCCATTGTGCCAGACTCTGTGTTTGGCAGAGATACCATCTTCTTATCGTCGTCGCCCGTGTTATCCTCCGATATATTGCAGTGTCCCAATGCGGATGTTGGTCTTGGATTGTTTCAGTTTCTTCTCTACATCACCTTCACCTAAATGGAAAACCCAAAATTTTCGTTGGAAACAATACACAACAAAAAGATCTTGTCGAGTGATTCTTCGCAACAATGTAAGCTGAAAATAAGTAACTAACAAAACCTAAAATAGTCATCAATTAATCCTTTCGCCGTGGATTATTCTAAGCAGCTGCAATCGCAGAGGACTACATACTGTTTTGCATAGTGTGGATTTTGTCAAAGCAACGCATATACACAGATTTTTCTCATTATTGTACAGCGAGGTAACATATCCATCTTAAATTTTATTGGACATATATTCGCTTATTGAACAAACTATATATCAACCTATATACCGCtagtaaaattttgttttaaaccCTTTGCATTAGAGCATTTActagtatatgtatacagaatTTAATCCACTTGTGTACAAGAAGATAGCAAGTCTCTATTCTGTAATTGGATGAGTATTCTATACATACTCGCATGGCTAAGTACTAAAAGTTTTAATCCGAACCATATGTGCCACTCTATGGTCTAAAAGCCCTTTGAATTTGAGTAACATTAGTGATCTAGATATACATACTAATAAGATAACATAACTGAGTCACACTTAGAACCTTTAGCATCTGCCCCATTTACCATATCACAGTGTTCCCCTATCATTACAAAATTAGGTGGGTAGCAGCTGGGGCTACTCAGCTTTCAATGCAATAAATATGCCGAAAATTACCAATTCAAACTGATAACGTTTGAAAACTCGAGCTAATGAGTATACATAGTATAATGATTATAAACAAAAAGATAGTAAACATAGAATAAATCATAGAGTGTACCCTATCTGAAACCGAATGTTTCAGCGATGAATGCAAAGTGTGAAATTACCAATTCAaacgaaaaatgtttaaaaattcaagGTAACGAGTAcagtaattgaaaataatacggCGATAATCACAGAGAACGTATGATATCGGAAGCCGAATCGAGGGGTACAGTATATTCCACAGGATGACtagcgaaaaaagaaaaaacgatcACGGCATAGTAAGAAAGAAAGCATCGGAGATATACTTTTTGAAAGATCGACAACATGGGAATCCATTCGGGAGCGTTTCCCGCGCGTAAGATCTGGAAGCGAGCACACGCGTCCTCGTGCGTGAGAAGCACGCGGtaagagggagggagaggaagAATATCTTGGTCGGCGTGATCGTGAAGACGATCGAGGATCTCGATGTAACGCTTTTAGGGGAAGGTTTCGTATCGGCGTGTAGCACAGCATGATGGAAAAAAAGTAGGGAAGTGGgataggagaggagagagaagaagagaagagTGATAAAACACAGAGAGCGGGACGATGAGTTTAAAGAAGGCCGGTTGATGAGAAGAAGCGCGGTGACTCGAtggaagagagagaggatgCGCGTTTGTTCGGCGACGGCGATACGTTTGGGGGGGCAATGAAAATGCGCAGGGCACACGCAAAAGAGACCACCTCCGGGGCCGCAAAGCTCATGACCGCGGTGGTACCGCGGTTGAGCCATGGAGCAGGCCCAGTGAAAATCGCGAGTTGCGTACGCACCTTGTGTGTCCCTCTGAGTGGTCACCCGATCAGGGAGGGCTCAGGGTTTCGCGTCTGCGGggaggccgccgcgccgtcggcTACGCTCTCTCACCACGCCCTACGTTCGCGCTCGCGTCTCGCGGTCGTCATCGTCTCGGCCGGCCGTGCCGTGTCAAAGCACCCGTtcgcttgctcgctcgctctctgAACCCGCACACCACTTGCACCGAGTGCGAGAGCCCGTTAGCCACGCGACCGCGTTCGATCTCACCGGGCGTAAATCGCGTGCaggtcgcgccgcgccgcaacaCGCACAACAGCCGCCATAGACACCATCGGCAGTTCCTCGTGCGGGCGACCAGTCGCCGTATCGATCGGCTACCGCGGCCCTCCATCTCCACCACAAACAAACGCGGCAGGCGAGGCGGCCATTTTGAGCGAGCCTGCGCGGTGCACTCCAAGCAGACGATGCGAAATTGCCCTTATTTCGCGTACCAGCGACGCCCGTGCATCGTCCGGCCCCTTAACCCACGCTTACCTGCTAATAACAAGCGGAGAACTTTTCGCCACTCAACGATTTCCCGTGAGAATCTGCTAAATTCTACCACCGTCCACGGAAACACGAACACCATATACATGTATACGAGTCTGGAATAACGTGATTGGTCGGCGCGTCCGGGGTACGCGTCATGGCGCCCGCTCGAACGACGATCCGATTGGTCCCTGAAACACGTGACTACTGTTCCGCCGCGGGCCTGGAACGATGTTGCCCTGTCTCAGCCTAACCTAACAAACCATCGCCCATCGTCGCCTGAAAACCTGCCCGCGAACCACAGCCGTCTACCCGCATGTTGTTTTGACGTTTCCACTGCTGACCAGGTTACTCGGTATGACCACTAATTTCCCAATCTCATTCAATTTCGATTCTTCGCGAACCTTGATTTTCTTCGTTTAGTTACGCGTTTGTTGTTACACCGTTGACCATCGATCGAtcaacgtttttttttttaaattgattagaTCAATCGATCGATGAAATTAATTACCGATTGCAAACATTGATCTTtctataattctgttcataataCGAAAACACGTCGAGACTAGTAAGGGACAAAATacgctttatttcttttttttacaatctttataataaatctaacaatataaaagtatattattaaaaataatatttaatagtaTAAAATGTTGTAAAGCAGCTTTACATATCACATCTGGGGTGGGGTAAATTACTAACTATACACGTTAGCTTGAGTGGTATCGACCAATtggattttcaataatattcTTTTTACTTCCTCGATTCAGATAATACTTTTTCAGAACATTCCAAATGCAAGTTGTTTTGAGTAGATACAACTTCAGGAAAAAGTAGATGCGTGGTTGGAAGACGCGTCTTATGTAAATTGCAGTCTGTAGAAGGTTCAAAGGTTTACAACACAGTTAGGTAATGCATGTTAACGCGTTAATCCAATTGGTTACAGGCACGATTACCACAATGAAAGAAATGTGTCTACTCTCAAGCCCATggcttatttttattacacaatTTTCCATACCATCCATGTTCGCAAAGACACGTATTGTCTGGTTGACATGTCCCGTTTCTACAAGCTCTTGTGCAAGCTGAACGCTGCGGAGATCTTCTACCAATTTCGCAATGATCCCCTTTGAAACCTGCGGGACATCTGCAGACATTGTTGCCTTTGCATTTTCCTCCATTCAAACAGGGTATTACGCATTTAGCTGAGGACAGAAAAAGCagatatttctttaaaaatcaTGTTCTTCCCTGGAATCTACAAATTGCAACTTACAGAATTCGCACCGTAACCCAAAATATCCTTTAGGACATTCACAGGTGTCTTTCTGTACACATTTCCCACCGTTTAAACACTTCTCCGTGCAGATACctggaattcataaaattccgatCAAGATAAAGATTAGACAGCATATTTGGTGCATTGTTTACaagaacaattaaaattatttacataagaaataaatttttcatttagcTCCATTCCCTTGCAAACgatgtataaacattttattttgcttaaagatccgctgtctaccaatgatagatagactgcggatgtttatgcaaataatAGGTCAGTGCACAAATTCTtttgcatttatatttttatagatacttgtgaaaaaaatattatttttcaaagaaatctAGTTGTAAACATAGGAAAACGGTGCATTAGAAGCTCATTTATCGTACATTGCACTCTATCGTATCGTATAATAATATTTCAGATAAATTCTGAATCTAGTTTGCATGTCATTTGGATTCGTTTCGCGTTATTCGATATGCAAAGTTTGCACAGAAAGTCCACAGCGTACATGTAACGAAACGACgaacttttaaaaaaataaattacatcgACAGTTCTCTTTGAAGTTTGTAGGAAAGAATGTTGCGCCTAAGGCAGCTTGGAGTTCgctacagcagcagcagcacgtCTGCAGCGTCGTGTACGACAAAGTCAGACAAACTATTAGATTCGATTATAAGAGTAGATCATGCTGGAGAATTAGGAGCGGATAGAATATACGCCGGGCAGATGGCCGTTCTAGGTATAAACTAGCTTTAAAGACTATCAGGATAGCGACCCGTTCTAAACACACATTTAAACATATTCTGCGTGCGCGAGACAGGTAAGACCGCGGTTGGTCCAACGATTCAACACATGTGGGACCAAGAAAAACGGCATCGGGCGAAGTTCGAAGAGTTAATTAGAAAGTACCGCGTGAGACCGACTGTTCTGACGCCGGTTTGGAACATAGCTGGGTTCGCTTTGGGTGCTGGAACGGCGCTCATGGGGGAAAAAGCGGCCATGGCCTGCACCGTGGCTGTCGAAACAGTGATCACGGACCATTACAACAACCAGTTGCGCGCTTTAATGGAAACCGGTGAAACCGTCGACGAAGAACTGCTAGAGACCATCAAAAAGTTCAGGGACGAGGAGCAAGAACATCACGACACGGGTATAGACCACGGTGCTGAACAGGCGCCGTTCTACGAGGCTCTAACCAACGTGATCAAGTTTGGCTGCAAGACGGCCATATCGATATCTAAAGTGATATAGTCTGTTAGCATAGTTCGTAGTTTCTTCATCGGTATGTAGAATATAATAGATTTTCTCTTGTGTActgtaaattgatttttctatACCTCCTTCGCAATACGGTCCCTGGAAACCCGGAGGACAGGAGCAGATGCCAGGAGCCGTACAATTACCGCCGTTCATGCAATTAGGGTAACACAGCGCCTTCTTGCAATGGGGTGGTCCCAGATAACCGTCTGGACAGGGTCCCGGATTCGGTTCTGTAATAAATACAATTGTTATTTGCGTATGAGAGTACACCGGAACAGGAAATGGTCCGAGACAAATATGTGTAACCATAAATGTTTTGTAACGACGCAATCCCATGCACGCTACCGAAACATTAAAACCTCATGCGTTTTACCGGCCGATACCATGCGAACGCGGCCAATCAATATTCCATTGATCTTCATCTTCATCGGCGACCGAGCAGCAACCGGCCGGACGGTTTTATCGCGAGGAGGAAACACAGGAGGCATTCAACGATTATTTTCCGCAACGCCCACTCGAATCCAAGCAGATAAGCGTAAATTGCATGCACCGACCGGCCGTTTAAGGAACGCCCCGGCCACTTAAGATACCTTCGTTAACGTGTACATTTCGGGATATCTCGGAGACGGGGACAGAATACAGCCGTGCATTCATCCGGTCGAAAACAGCCAGTTAGGCAATTACGGTACGCGGGGGCGTTCGCGATCAAGGACCTGTCTGGTCGCTATAGCGTTTCAAACGTTCAAGCAGTTAACCTTTGAAAGAAATTTGGAAGACTCGCTGTTGCAGCGCTTGGTCGTTGGAAACCAGAACTCGAAGACAATCGATTTTCGTTCTTGAAGCGTAGTATATCGTCATTATTCCAGAGAACTGTCGCGTGAATTTTAGAAACTCGGTGACTTAtaaatagactacggattttatgcgtttattaataaaaatgtgttggtgtaatttaaaacagttacgaGGTTAAAAGAATCTAAGAATGCCGATGTaccattttcaattttccaagaTTATTATTCATTCGAGATAGAAAGAAGCTTCTGAATGGCCACTGTGTCTTGTAGTCGatgcacacaatttttattttgcacaacgatccgcagtctaataacaagAAAGAatatatacatttctatttcactcgagtttgaGGCGATTCggttgaaaaatttgttttttacatAATCCACAGTTTACTTATAATTTGACAATAACAAAGACCCCTTAAGACTTGTCTTGCACAGAATTCGCAGGCTACTCGTCACAGTTTCCTTAGAGTAACGGTTTTGATTGTATAGCAGGTGTTTTCGGGATAGTTTTAAGTCGCGAGAGAAGCAGAGAGCGAACAATTTCGATCGTTTTCGATAGTGGCATGCAGCAAATCAGGCGAGATGAATTATTGCAGATACAGAACTGTATGTGTGAGTGGAGAGATGGTGATCGTGGGCGCGATTGACGCACTCACCGCGCACGGTGCATTCTTTCCTCAGGTTCAGACGAAGGGGTGTCCCGTTTAAAGGTTTCCCCTTGCGTGTCTCGATCATCAGACCGATGCCCAATTGCGCTATGCCCGAGTTATTACCGGAACATGGCAACATCACGCTGAATTCTGCGACGGAAATACATTTATCAATTTATTTCAGTTCTTTCCCGGTCGGGAACTTGCAACGGAGGGCCACATATAAACGTCGTAAACATCTTCGAGTCTCTACTTACTGCCACTTATGGCGGTGCTCGACAATACGTACAGTAGCTCGAGCCATTTGTCACGTCATATCGAAATCTTGATTTTTGATTAATCTAACCGTGTCGATCGTGCAGATAataaattttcatgtatgacttgttcttttttttttggtctGCACCGCTTTCGATTAACGTGCTTGCTTAAATTCTTTAATTGTTCggcatttaataataaaatataaatttgtaagAACactgatatattattttcaattcatCACAATTACtgagagaagaaataaatttgtctcTCGCAGTTGACGCAAACGATCTTCATTTCGCATAGAAATTCACAATCCAATTATCATGATATACAAGTTGTGAATCgtgtaattttcaaaaaattgtatgtttGATTATACATTGTGAGATTCGTGAAGATGTTTACAACGCGGCCCTCTCCGATTATATTATGCAATAGCGACAGAAGTTGCGATACTTACCCTTCGGTCTCTTCGGGACTCTTCCTTGCGTTTTGATCGTGATCGACGGCGTTTTCAGGATCGACTCGTCGAACGATTTCAGCCGATAGAAATTGTAGTAATACTTTTTCACGCCGGATTTCCATGTGAAGTTCACATACGTTACCTCGCTCGGGATGATCGGCAATTTGCTCTCGAATTCAGGATCCAGAAGGTACGATAACACCCTGCCCTCGGTGATCGCGAATATTTCCATTTCGAGACCTAAACGTGACAGAAAGGATATCGGTTTCGATCGTTCTCTCATCAACGTGGCAATTGCTACATCGCGTTTAATTTCATGCAATTCAAATCGACATGGAAAGATTATAAACATCAGAGGGATTTAATTCTCATCGTTCAACATAATAgagatgcaatttttaatttgaagaaGCTGTCGATCGAAATAGGAGTTGTTTCAGAAACAATTAATCCGGCAGGACG encodes the following:
- the Ewg gene encoding DNA-binding protein Ewg isoform X4 gives rise to the protein MRKRPHSFETNPSIRKRQQNRLLRKLRQTIDEFATRVGQQAVVLVATPGKPNSSYKVFGAKPLEDVVKNLRNVIMEELESALAQQAPPPVQDDPSLYELPPLIIDGIPTPVEKMTQAQLRAFIPLMLKYSTGRGKPGWGRDSTRPPWWPKELPWANVRMDARSEDEKQKISWTHALRQIVINCYKFHGREDLLPAFSEEDDKSNVLIQQSTPHSSSHPSHSSTQGQGGQSQQQTVGVVRLSSTDSSKGNSSPAQIIAASPTTLATATQMTTQYPAVLQTITNPDGTVSIIQVDPNNPIITLPDGTTAQVQGVATIHTSQGEVQALAEVAGSAEGTSVAVDLNSVTEATLGQDGQIILTGEDGHGYPVSVSGVITVPVSASMYQTMVANIQSDGTMQVVTPMVQVPKVEPGNGETSIEAVTIQGHPMTMINAAGEHQVLQVISLKDANVLTKAMQAEVVKDEDSQQQQTVSSPE
- the Ewg gene encoding DNA-binding protein Ewg isoform X1, which translates into the protein MVSLPNTESGTMDRISDDDDDEPSSGSETYEEGDLLTAAMDDDVTAQLAAAGWQIKHANGPVGVAAAAAIVSAKKRKRPHSFETNPSIRKRQQNRLLRKLRQTIDEFATRVGQQAVVLVATPGKPNSSYKVFGAKPLEDVVKNLRNVIMEELESALAQQAPPPVQDDPSLYELPPLIIDGIPTPVEKMTQAQLRAFIPLMLKYSTGRGKPGWGRDSTRPPWWPKELPWANVRMDARSEDEKQKISWTHALRQIVINCYKFHGREDLLPAFSEEDDKSNVLIQQSTPHSSSHPSHSSTQGQGGQSQQQTVGVVRLSSTDSSKGNSSPAQIIAASPTTLATATQMTTQYPAVLQTITNPDGTVSIIQVDPNNPIITLPDGTTAQVQGVATIHTSQGEVQALAEVAGSAEGTSVAVDLNSVTEATLGQDGQIILTGEDGHGYPVSVSGVITVPVSASMYQTMVANIQSDGTMQVVTPMVQVPKVEPGNGETSIEAVTIQGHPMTMINAAGEHQVLQVISLKDANVLTKAMQAEVVKDEDSQQQQTVSSPE
- the Ewg gene encoding DNA-binding protein Ewg isoform X2; amino-acid sequence: MVSLPNTESGTMDRISDDDDDEPSSGSETYEEGDLLTAAMDDDVTAQLAAAGPVGVAAAAAIVSAKKRKRPHSFETNPSIRKRQQNRLLRKLRQTIDEFATRVGQQAVVLVATPGKPNSSYKVFGAKPLEDVVKNLRNVIMEELESALAQQAPPPVQDDPSLYELPPLIIDGIPTPVEKMTQAQLRAFIPLMLKYSTGRGKPGWGRDSTRPPWWPKELPWANVRMDARSEDEKQKISWTHALRQIVINCYKFHGREDLLPAFSEEDDKSNVLIQQSTPHSSSHPSHSSTQGQGGQSQQQTVGVVRLSSTDSSKGNSSPAQIIAASPTTLATATQMTTQYPAVLQTITNPDGTVSIIQVDPNNPIITLPDGTTAQVQGVATIHTSQGEVQALAEVAGSAEGTSVAVDLNSVTEATLGQDGQIILTGEDGHGYPVSVSGVITVPVSASMYQTMVANIQSDGTMQVVTPMVQVPKVEPGNGETSIEAVTIQGHPMTMINAAGEHQVLQVISLKDANVLTKAMQAEVVKDEDSQQQQTVSSPE
- the Ewg gene encoding DNA-binding protein Ewg isoform X3, with the translated sequence MVSLPNTESGTMDRISDDDDDEPSSGSETYEEGDLLTAAMDDDVTAQLAAAGWQIKHANGPVGVAAAAAIVSAKKRKRPHSFETNPSIRKRQQNRLLRKLRQTIDEFATRVGQQAVVLVATPGKPNSSYKVFGAKPLEDVVKNLRNVIMEELESALAQQAPPPVQDDPSLYELPPLIIDGIPTPVEKMTQAQLRAFIPLMLKYSTGRGKPGWGRDSTRPPWWPKELPWANVRMDARSEDEKQKISWTHALRQIVINCYKFHGREDLLPAFSEEDDKSNVLIQQSTPHSSSHPSHSSTQGQGGQSQQQTMTTQYPAVLQTITNPDGTVSIIQVDPNNPIITLPDGTTAQVQGVATIHTSQGEVQALAEVAGSAEGTSVAVDLNSVTEATLGQDGQIILTGEDGHGYPVSVSGVITVPVSASMYQTMVANIQSDGTMQVVTPMVQVPKVEPGNGETSIEAVTIQGHPMTMINAAGEHQVLQVISLKDANVLTKAMQAEVVKDEDSQQQQTVSSPE
- the Shf gene encoding WNT inhibitory factor 1 isoform X4; the encoded protein is MEIFAITEGRVLSYLLDPEFESKLPIIPSEVTYVNFTWKSGVKKYYYNFYRLKSFDESILKTPSITIKTQGRVPKRPKEFSVMLPCSGNNSGIAQLGIGLMIETRKGKPLNGTPLRLNLRKECTVRGECVNRAHDHHLSTHTYKPNPGPCPDGYLGPPHCKKALCYPNCMNGGNCTAPGICSCPPGFQGPYCEGGICTEKCLNGGKCVQKDTCECPKGYFGLRCEFSKCVIPCLNGGKCKGNNVCRCPAGFKGDHCEIGRRSPQRSACTRACRNGTCQPDNTCLCEHGWYGKLCNKNKPWA
- the Shf gene encoding WNT inhibitory factor 1 isoform X2, whose translation is MQWAAAALASAVIALLLDTAAARHHHRSGNGHKPSGDISLWIDQQQIKMFSGLEMEIFAITEGRVLSYLLDPEFESKLPIIPSEVTYVNFTWKSGVKKYYYNFYRLKSFDESILKTPSITIKTQGRVPKRPKEFSVMLPCSGNNSGIAQLGIGLMIETRKGKPLNGTPLRLNLRKECTVREPNPGPCPDGYLGPPHCKKALCYPNCMNGGNCTAPGICSCPPGFQGPYCEGGICTEKCLNGGKCVQKDTCECPKGYFGLRCEFSKCVIPCLNGGKCKGNNVCRCPAGFKGDHCEIGRRSPQRSACTRACRNGTCQPDNTCLCEHGWYGKLCNKNKPWA
- the Shf gene encoding WNT inhibitory factor 1 isoform X3, encoding MSRLEMEIFAITEGRVLSYLLDPEFESKLPIIPSEVTYVNFTWKSGVKKYYYNFYRLKSFDESILKTPSITIKTQGRVPKRPKEFSVMLPCSGNNSGIAQLGIGLMIETRKGKPLNGTPLRLNLRKECTVRGECVNRAHDHHLSTHTYKPNPGPCPDGYLGPPHCKKALCYPNCMNGGNCTAPGICSCPPGFQGPYCEGGICTEKCLNGGKCVQKDTCECPKGYFGLRCEFSKCVIPCLNGGKCKGNNVCRCPAGFKGDHCEIGRRSPQRSACTRACRNGTCQPDNTCLCEHGWYGKLCNKNKPWA
- the Shf gene encoding WNT inhibitory factor 1 isoform X1; protein product: MQWAAAALASAVIALLLDTAAARHHHRSGNGHKPSGDISLWIDQQQIKMFSGLEMEIFAITEGRVLSYLLDPEFESKLPIIPSEVTYVNFTWKSGVKKYYYNFYRLKSFDESILKTPSITIKTQGRVPKRPKEFSVMLPCSGNNSGIAQLGIGLMIETRKGKPLNGTPLRLNLRKECTVRGECVNRAHDHHLSTHTYKPNPGPCPDGYLGPPHCKKALCYPNCMNGGNCTAPGICSCPPGFQGPYCEGGICTEKCLNGGKCVQKDTCECPKGYFGLRCEFSKCVIPCLNGGKCKGNNVCRCPAGFKGDHCEIGRRSPQRSACTRACRNGTCQPDNTCLCEHGWYGKLCNKNKPWA
- the Coq7 gene encoding ubiquinone biosynthesis protein COQ7, mitochondrial — protein: MLRLRQLGVRYSSSSTSAASCTTKSDKLLDSIIRVDHAGELGADRIYAGQMAVLGKTAVGPTIQHMWDQEKRHRAKFEELIRKYRVRPTVLTPVWNIAGFALGAGTALMGEKAAMACTVAVETVITDHYNNQLRALMETGETVDEELLETIKKFRDEEQEHHDTGIDHGAEQAPFYEALTNVIKFGCKTAISISKVI